Proteins from a single region of Kluyveromyces lactis strain NRRL Y-1140 chromosome A complete sequence:
- the DBP8 gene encoding ATP-dependent RNA helicase DBP8 (highly similar to uniprot|P38719 Saccharomyces cerevisiae YHR169W DBP8 Putative ATP-dependent RNA helicase of the DEAD-box family involved in biogenesis of the 40S ribosomal subunit) translates to MSNSEFKSLGCSKWLVEALNAMKIVQPTAIQKACIPEILKGRDCIGGANTGSGKTIAFAAPMLTKWSEDPQGMFGIVLTPTRELAMQIAEQFTAFGSAMNIRVAIVVGGESIVQQAIELQKRPHFIIATPGRLAHHVLNSGEDTIGGLKRVKFLVLDEADILLTETFSKDLATCVSILPPKNKRQNLLFTATMTDQVKALSDAPQTEGKPPVFTFEVESVDNVAIPKTLETTYLLVPEHVKESYLYQILTSEKYVKSSCIIFVNRTVTAEILRRTLKSLDVRVTSLHSQMPQQERTNSVQRFRAQAARVLIATDVASRGLDIPIVELVVNYDIPGNPDTFIHRAGRTARAGRHGESLCFVTEKDIQRVEAIEERINKKMEEFTDVGDTAVIRKSLTKVTAAKRESLMAMDKEGFGERRKLQKRKNESKEKTHRRT, encoded by the coding sequence ATGTCTAATTCTGAGTTCAAGTCCTTAGGATGTTCAAAATGGTTAGTGGAAGCATTAAATGCGATGAAAATCGTGCAGCCCACTGCGATTCAAAAGGCTTGTATTCCTGAGATTTTGAAAGGGCGTGACTGTATAGGTGGTGCCAACACCGGTAGTGGTAAGACTATTGCTTTTGCAGCTCCGATGTTGACCAAATGGTCCGAGGACCCTCAAGGTATGTTTGGGATCGTCTTAACACCTACCAGAGAACTTGCGATGCAGATCGCAGAGCAGTTCACAGCATTTGGAAGTGCTATGAACATCAGAGTCGCAATAGTAGTTGGTGGTGAGAGCATAGTGCAACAAGCTATCGAATTACAGAAACGACCACATTTCATAATAGCCACACCAGGTAGATTAGCACACCATGTCCTGAATAGCGGGGAAGATACCATTGGAGGGCTAAAAAGAGTAAAATTTCTGGTACTAGATGAAGCCGATATATTATTGACGGAAACGTTCAGTAAGGACCTTGCTACATGTGTAAGTATTTTACCACCGAAAAACAAAAGACAGAATCTCCTTTTCACTGCTACTATGACAGACCAAGTGAAAGCTTTATCAGACGCTCCACAGACGGAGGGCAAACCTCCTGTGTTTACTTTTGAGGTTGAGTCTGTTGATAACGTCGCCATTCCGAAGACATTAGAGACGACATATTTGCTAGTCCCAGAGCACGTTAAAGAGTCATACTTATACCAGATATTGACCAGTGAGAAATACGTCAAATCAAGTTGCATTATTTTCGTTAATCGTACCGTAACGGCTGAAATCTTAAGAAgaactttgaaatctttagATGTAAGAGTCACGTCACTTCATAGTCAAATGCcacaacaagaaagaacGAACTCTGTACAAAGATTCAGGGCACAAGCTGCGAGAGTTCTTATCGCTACTGATGTCGCTTCTAGAGGTTTGGATATCCCTATTGTTGAACTTGTTGTAAACTATGATATTCCTGGCAACCCAGATACTTTCATTCATAGAGCTGGTCGTACAGCGCGTGCCGGACGCCATGGTGAATCACTATGTTTTGTAACAGAAAAGGATATTCAAAGAGTAGAGGCAATTGAGGAAAGGATTAATAAAAAGATGGAAGAGTTCACCGATGTAGGTGATACAGCCGTGATTAGGAAGTCGTTAACTAAGGTTACAGCAGCAAAAAGAGAAAGTCTCATGGCCATGGATAAAGAAGGTTTTGGtgaaagaaggaaactccaaaagagaaagaatgaatccaaagaaaagacTCATAGACGTACATAA
- the MTG2 gene encoding putative GTPase MTG2 (similar to uniprot|P38860 Saccharomyces cerevisiae YHR168W MTG2 Putative GTPase member of the Obg family peripheral protein of the mitochondrial inner membrane that associates with the large ribosomal subunit required for mitochondrial translation possibly via a role in ribosome assembly), producing MDTRRKSIRTGAIVMLGRPIFRRISRVNRCRFFSDVPDNAPGAIDNEIWLQELASSRSKQKAPTAAVESTQNLSIKEEKKTSVQPMKGLRNKITFNIISTPPDTQYIEIKSPLSNFTKLSYLQKNKNIRVQQSNFVDLRIIKCASGNGGDGCISFFRDRGRAIGPPDGGDGGGGGSVYVQAIEGINSLSKLQTTYIADNGSNGTSAQADGSKGKDVMITVPVGTVVTWCLDPKVVREHVDQKIKEQGGGSLRTILDTSNIILNCTGRFYMDQKPNRIQMFRESYEPGKGWIFKGKDEEYHLSKDWFQDLSKNVTEYDHNLLQTELESDRFPLYGLDLSKPTEKPICLLKGGKGGLGNMHFLTSLIRNPRFCKEGRSGLQQHFMFELKSIADLGLVGLPNAGKSTILNQISNATPRVGHWEFTTLHPTIGTISLGIDKPKFTVADIPGIIKDASQDKGMGLEFLRHIERSKGWVFVISLEKDDPSQDLQILIEEVGGKEVVSLKNILVVCNKADIDEKSTFKKYQKIQAQCQENNWDVVPISALKGENIDVLLHKMAQCAGKL from the coding sequence ATGGATACCCGTAGAAAGTCAATAAGAACCGGAGCTATAGTGATGTTAGGGCGGCCAATATTTAGAAGGATATCAAGAGTCAACCGCTGCAGGTTTTTTTCAGATGTACCAGATAATGCACCTGGCGCTATTGATAATGAGATATGGCTGCAAGAGCTAGCGAGCAGCCGATCTAAGCAAAAGGCTCCAACAGCAGCCGTCGAATCAACTCAGAACTTGTCAATAAaggaagagaagaagactTCTGTTCAACCAATGAAGGGATTAAGGAATAAGATTACattcaatattatatcGACGCCGCCAGATACGCAATACATCGAAATCAAATCGCCATTGTCAAACTTCACCAAGCTATCATACCTACAAAAGAATAAGAACATACGAGTTCAACAGTCGAACTTTGTTGACTTGAGAATCATCAAGTGTGCTTCAGGTAATGGCGGTGACGGATGTATTTCGTTTTTTAGAGATAGAGGGCGCGCCATTGGTCCTCCAGATGGAGGAGACGGGGGCGGTGGTGGGTCTGTGTACGTTCAGGCCATAGAAGGAATTAACAGTCTCTCAAAACTTCAGACTACATATATCGCAGATAATGGTTCTAATGGTACTTCTGCTCAGGCAGATGGATCGAAAGGTAAAGATGTAATGATTACAGTTCCGGTCGGGACGGTGGTAACATGGTGCTTGGATCCCAAAGTTGTGAGAGAGCATGTAGACCAGAAAATTAAAGAACAGGGAGGAGGATCATTGAGAACCATATTGGACACTTCCAATATCATCTTGAATTGTACAGGCAGATTTTACATGGATCAGAAACCAAACCGTATTCAAATGTTCAGAGAATCTTACGAACCTGGAAAAGGTTGGATCTTTAAGGgtaaagatgaagaatatcATTTATCAAAAGACTGGTTTCAAGACCTTTCCAAAAATGTAACAGAATATGATCATAACTTACTACAAACGGAGCTTGAATCTGATAGATTCCCATTATATGGATTGGATTTGAGTAAACCAACTGAGAAACCAATCTGTTTGCTAAAGGGTGGTAAAGGGGGTCTAGGTAATATGCATTTCTTAACCAGCTTGATCAGAAACCCAAGATTTTGTAAAGAGGGTAGGAGTGGACTTCAACAACATTTTatgtttgaattgaaaagtattGCTGATCTGGGACTTGTTGGACTACCAAATGCCGGGAAATCTACTATTTTAAACCAGATTTCTAATGCTACTCCTAGAGTAGGCCATTGGGAATTCACTACGTTACACCCAACGATTGGAACAATCTCACTTGGGATTGACAAACCGAAGTTCACAGTTGCAGATATTCCGGGAATTATTAAAGATGCCTCTCAGGACAAGGGAATGGGTCTTGAATTTTTAAGACACATTGAACGTTCCAAAGGTTGGGTTTTCGTGATCAGTCTTGAAAAGGATGATCCATCTCAAGATTTACAAATActtattgaagaagtggGTGGCAAAGAGGTTgtatcattgaagaatattcTAGTGGTTTGTAATAAAGCTGATATCGATGAGAAATCTACATTTAAGAAGTATCAGAAAATCCAAGCCCAATGCCAAGAAAACAACTGGGATGTCGTACCAATAAGTGCTCTCAAAGGAGAAAATATTGATGTACTCCTGCATAAAATGGCACAATGTGCTGGTAAACTGTAG
- the THP2 gene encoding Thp2p (some similarities with uniprot|O13539 Saccharomyces cerevisiae YHR167W THP2 affects transcription elongation), which produces MSNIYLDKLDEQEDQMRVTHTVATDIINSLEELVGALEREETTEGLETLKVLKSKNDELLKSIAVTRVLQINSSEIRANLMKDPDLTASKIFLSSDDRDDPNNLFNYFEETKGLHEAWMRHLSLVANLSDDLVHKLESSDESNKVLVNKNPLPAVLKETVKQYEEIGDEQQRIENIRAKLFQYLDEIKAGRAKYALENKYILNSTLQQITKEVSEWSQRWTHIENSLFGDSPTSLKKLVQKAENIKELLTVESTDYQME; this is translated from the coding sequence ATGAGTAACATCTATTTAGATAAACTGGATGAGCAAGAAGATCAGATGCGTGTTACGCATACTGTTGCAACTGATATCATAAACAGCCTCGAAGAGCTAGTTGGCGCATTAGAAAGGGAGGAGACAACTGAAGGATTAGAAACTCTAAAGGTACTTAAAAGCAAGAACGATGAGTTACTAAAAAGTATTGCAGTGACAAGAGTGTTGCAAATTAATTCTAGTGAGATTCGTGCaaacttgatgaaagatCCAGATTTGACAGCAAGTAAAATATTTTTATCTTCTGATGACAGAGACGATCCGAATAACCTATTCAACTACTTTGAAGAGACGAAAGGGTTGCACGAAGCGTGGATGCGCCATTTGTCACTTGTAGCAAACTTATCTGACGATCTAGTACATAAATTGGAGAGCAGCGACGAAAGTAACAAGGTACTGGTAAATAAAAACCCACTTCCTGCAGTACTCAAAGAAACTGTAAAACAGTACGAAGAAATAGGTGATGAGCAGCAGCGTATTGAAAATATTAGGGCGAAACTTTTCCAATACTTGGATGAGATTAAGGCGGGAAGAGCAAAATACGCTTTagaaaacaaatatatatTGAATTCAACCCTGCAACAAATCACAAAAGAGGTTTCTGAATGGTCTCAGAGATGGACCCACATTGAAAACTCACTATTTGGTGACTCTCCAACTtctttaaagaaattggtaCAGAAGGCAGAGAACATCAAAGAGCTGTTGACCGTAGAGTCGACTGATTACCAAATGGAATAA